The nucleotide sequence CATGAACTCCGGATCGCAGCCCTGACGGGAGGTGCACATGCCGGAACCCGTGGTGGAACTGGTCACGACCGTTCCGAATCCCGATCTGGGGAGGGACATCGGCAGGGAGGCGGTGAAGGCCGGGCTCGCGGCCTGCGCCCAGGTCTCCGGACCCGTGACGAGCATCTACTCCTGGAAGGGCGGGCTCGAGGAGGAGCAGGAATGGAGGATCCGGTTCAAGACCTTCCGGAACCTCGCCTCCGACCTCGGGGAGTTCGTCCGCGCCAGGCACCCCTACGAGGTCCCCGAGATCGTCGTCCTCCCGATTTCGTCGGCATCGGACGACTATCTCTCCTGGATGGGCGGGGTGACCCGCTCCTGACCCCCGCAGCCTGAACCCAGCCATCCTTGACACGGCATCCCTTCCGGGATAAAATAGGAATCGTGAATCCCAATTCCCGAAAGGTGATGGAGGGTGATGTCACACAACTTCGGCTTCAGCGAGGCGGCCAACCTGGCGGTGCACTCCTGCGCGCTGCTCGCCGCCGGGCGCGAGGACGGCCCGCTTCCGGCGCACGGGATCGCCTCTGTGCTGGGCGTTTCCGAATCGCACCTCAGGAAGGTTCTCCTGCAGCTCGTCAGGAACGGGATACTCAGATCGGGCAGGGGTGCCGCCGGAGGCTTCGAGCTGGCGGAGGATCCCGCTGCTCTGACGCTCAGGAGGATCCTCGAGGCGGTGGACTCGATGCCCGAATCCGGCTCGTGCCTCCTGGGCCGGCCGGTCTGCCCCGCCGGCAGGTGCGTCTTCACGGAACTGACCGGGGAGATTGGATCGATGATAGACAGAGCGATGTCCGAAACGACGCTCGAGACCTTCGCAGGGGCGCTGCGCACCTCCGAAGGCGGCATGAGGAACGGAGAAAGCCCGTGTGGTGAAGGAGAAAACGCTCGAATCGTCCGCGGTGGCGTTCGCGCCTGCGGAGGGGGAAGGGGAAGATGATGTTCTGCTATCAGTGCGAACAGACCTCCCAGGGGAAGGGCTGCGACAGGTTCGGGGTGTGCGGGAAGGATCCCGACACCGCATCCCTCCAGGATTCGCTGCTGTTGCTTCTCAAGGGGATAGGCTGGTACGGCTCGAAGGCCCGCGCGGCCGGCTGGCGCGACCATGAGACCGATGTCTTCGTCGTAGAAGGCCTTTTCACCACGATCACCAATGTCGACTTCGATCCCGAGCGGGTCGAGGGGTACATAAGGCGCGCGGTGGAGCTCAGGGCGAGGGCGAAGGCGGCCGCGGGAGCGGGGGCCCCCCTCCCGGCCACCCATCTCCCGGCCGATCCGGCGACCTGGACCCCGCCCCCGGACAGGGCGGCGATCGTCGCCGCGGCCCAGGCCTTCTCCATCGCCGAACGCAGGGCGATGCAGGGCGACACGGTCACCGGCCTCGAGGAGCTGATCACCCAGGGGCTGAAGGGCACGGCCGCCTACGCCGACCACGCCCAGGTCCTCGGAGTGTCGGACGACGGCGCCTTCGGCGGCTTCTACGACAAGCTGGCCTTCCTCTGCGAGAGCCACGGCGTCCCCGAGCTCCTCAACGCCGCTCTGGAGGTCGGCGCGCTCAACTTCAAGGTGATGGAGCTGCTCGACAAGGCCAACACCTCGACCTACGGCAACCCCGTGCCCACGAGCGTCCGCGTCACCCCCAGGAAGGGCCGCGCCATCCTGATCTCGGGCCACGACCTGAAGGACCTCGAGGAGCTCCTCAAGCAGACGGAGGGCAGGGGCATCGACGTCTACACCCACGGCGAGATGCTGCCGGCGCACGGGTACCCCGGTCTGAACAGGTATCCGCATCTGGCAGGCAACTACGGCAGCGCGTGGCAGAACCAGCAGAAGGAGTTCGACGAGTTCCCCGGCGCGATCCTGATGACCACCAACTGCATCCAGAAGCCGAAGCCCGGCTACATGGGCCGCATCTTCACCTCGGGGATCGTGGCATGGCCCGGCGTGCGCCACATCGCGGACAGGAACTTCGCTCCCGTCATCGAGGCGGCACTGGCGCAGCCCGGCTTCGCCGAAGACCAGCCCGAGAAGCGGATCCTGGTCGGTTTCGGGCACGGCGCGGTGCTGGGAGTGGCCGGCAAGGTGATAGACCTCGTGAAGCAGGGACGGATAAGGCACTTCTTTCTGATAGGCGGCTGCGACGGCGCGAAGCCCGGCCGCGACTATTACA is from Candidatus Fermentibacter sp. and encodes:
- a CDS encoding Rrf2 family transcriptional regulator; amino-acid sequence: MSHNFGFSEAANLAVHSCALLAAGREDGPLPAHGIASVLGVSESHLRKVLLQLVRNGILRSGRGAAGGFELAEDPAALTLRRILEAVDSMPESGSCLLGRPVCPAGRCVFTELTGEIGSMIDRAMSETTLETFAGALRTSEGGMRNGESPCGEGENARIVRGGVRACGGGRGR
- the cutA gene encoding divalent-cation tolerance protein CutA, with product MPEPVVELVTTVPNPDLGRDIGREAVKAGLAACAQVSGPVTSIYSWKGGLEEEQEWRIRFKTFRNLASDLGEFVRARHPYEVPEIVVLPISSASDDYLSWMGGVTRS
- the hcp gene encoding hydroxylamine reductase; the encoded protein is MMFCYQCEQTSQGKGCDRFGVCGKDPDTASLQDSLLLLLKGIGWYGSKARAAGWRDHETDVFVVEGLFTTITNVDFDPERVEGYIRRAVELRARAKAAAGAGAPLPATHLPADPATWTPPPDRAAIVAAAQAFSIAERRAMQGDTVTGLEELITQGLKGTAAYADHAQVLGVSDDGAFGGFYDKLAFLCESHGVPELLNAALEVGALNFKVMELLDKANTSTYGNPVPTSVRVTPRKGRAILISGHDLKDLEELLKQTEGRGIDVYTHGEMLPAHGYPGLNRYPHLAGNYGSAWQNQQKEFDEFPGAILMTTNCIQKPKPGYMGRIFTSGIVAWPGVRHIADRNFAPVIEAALAQPGFAEDQPEKRILVGFGHGAVLGVAGKVIDLVKQGRIRHFFLIGGCDGAKPGRDYYTEFAEKVPSDCVILTLACGKYRFNKLDFGDIDGIPRLLDIGQCNDAYSAIQIALALSQAFGVGVNELPLSLVLSWYEQKASAILLTLLHLGIRNIHLGPSLPACLTPDSLKVLVDMFAIKPISTPDADLAAIMSPAPSCGS